DNA sequence from the Hippopotamus amphibius kiboko isolate mHipAmp2 chromosome 1, mHipAmp2.hap2, whole genome shotgun sequence genome:
ACAGCATTCGCCTGTTTGCCTTGCCCTGCAGTGCCCACTGGCCAAAGCCTTTTCCTGTCCCTCGGAGCTCCTGATGGGGGGAGGCAGGAAACAGTAACCCCACTTCACAGCCAGAGAAACCAGGCTCAGAAGAGTCGTGtcacttgcctgaagtcacacagtgaGAAGGGCAGATCTCGACTTGGGTCACTGCTGGCTCTGCTCCCTTTCTGAAGGCTCCCTGGGCCAGCCACATGgttccccagggaggggctcATCTCTCCCAGGCCTCTCAGTTCTGCCTCTAGCTCTAGGCCAGCAGACGGGAGCTGCAGGGGTACATCTAGGTGGCCTGAGATTCTCTCCTAGGTCCCCCATCCTGCCACTGCTGTCTGGCAGGCCCAGCTGGAAGACCGTGGACAGTGCACATCCCCTCTgaccctcagcttcctcatctgaaaaatgagtttATGAATCCTAACTCACGGGGTTCAGGAGACCTGACAAGAACATGAGGTGAAACCCTGTGCAGGTAAAGTGATAGGATTAATCTAGACATCGTCCCTCCTCTTGCCCGCTGTCCATCCATCCCCTGCCAAGGTTCTGGAATTCCGGAGCTGAAGACCATCCTGTCGGGCGTGGTCTTGGAGGACTACCTGGATATCAAGAACTTCGGGGCCAAGGTGGTGGGCCTCACCTGCACCCTGGCAGCGGGCAGCACCATCTTCCTGGGCAAAGTGGTATGGGCTGGCATGAGagcaccctcaccccaccccaccctgccttcctgccccctctgccttttctccatcacCCCACCCAAGCTGGGTCAGCGGGAACTCAGGCCAGTGCCTGCCTTCGGGGGCTCCGTCTTGGGGAGGCAGGCCAGGTCCCCAGAGCGTGACAAAGGAACTGGGGAGATGGGgatgggagtgggtgggggagcCTGCCGCCCCTGGATGAGGCTCCCTCTACCCAGGAACCCTGGGCCccgagggggaggaaggggaggggaagggttcCGGCTCCGCACTAGGCGCGAGCCCTGTGCCCTATGCGCACACCTCCCCTGGCAGGGCCCCTTCGTGCACCTGTCTGCGATGATCGGTGCCTACCTGGGCCGCGTGCGCACCAAGGCCATTGGGGAGTCCGAGGTAAGGGGCTCACGGGCCCCCCCACTGGGAGGaatgagagggaggggagggcggggggctGGCTCTCAGCCCGGGACTCCGGATCCCCGCAGAACAAGAGCAAGCAGAACGAAATgctggtggcggcggcggcggtgggcGTGGCCACGGTGTTCTCAGCGCCCTTCAGCGGTGagggcctccccccgcccctccccctgcacccgggctcccacccaccccttccGTCCCCGGCTGCCAGACTGACCAGCTCGCTCCTCTGCCCAACGGAGGAACCCGGAGGGAGGATGGGGGCTCATCCGGTCTTGGTTCTGACCTCAATCTTACTGGGAGGGCAGAGCCGCCCcagagtggaggtgggggtgggcgtcGAGATGCTTCACGGTCACATTagacagacttgggtttgaaACAGCTCTCCGGCGTGACCCTGGGTGGGTGAGTTCAGCTCTCAGCCTCGTTTCCcaatctgtcaaatggggattgTAATCGTCCCCACCGTGTAGGCTGTTGTAAGGATTGAGATGGCCGAGAGGAGCACCTGCAAGCCTGTTCGTCCCTGGGCAGGGGGCTcccgccctgccctcccctcactTCAGCTCACGACCAAAGAGAAGGGGTGGCCCCGTCTGTTGGGGCTGTGGGAGAGCAGGACGCGAGTGGTCTGGGCTCTGGGATGGGCGTGGTGATGTCTGTCCAAGCTCAGTGTCCTCCCCAGGCGTCCTGTTCAGCATCGAGGTCATGTCCTCCCACTTCTCCGTCTGGGATTACTGGAGGGGCTTCTTCGCGGCCACCTGTGGGGCCTTCATGTTCCGTCTCCTGGCGGTCTTCAACAGCGAGCAGGGTGAGCCCCGTCCTagaccctgccccctgccctgccttccctctctcctcccttctcccctacctcctcccctctctcttcccatttccctcttcctccccttcctctcccttctcccatcttctctcttcttcccctccaACTGGCCTCTTTCTACAAGTGTGGAAACGAACTGACCTGTATTGGGTATGAAGGATGGGAGCCCTGAGCATAGAAGGGGATGAAGCTGGTCAGGGAAGCAGGGCCAGGGAAAGGGTATTTGGGGACAGGACCTGGTACCACCTCCACTCCTGCCtgttaatcctttttttttttaaagaatcaattttttaaaaaatttgttggcactgggtcttagttgcagcatgtgggctccttagttgtggcatatgaactcttagttgcagcatgcatgtggggtctacttccctgaccaggtaatgaacccggggcccctgcattgggagcgagaAGTCTTAAcagctgtgccaccaggaaagtccctgcctGTCAATGCTGAGCCTTCGCTTTGGCTGGGGTAGGGGTGTGATCCCTGATTccacctcccctccttccccagagacCATCACCTCCCTCTACAAGACCAGTTTCCGGGTGGATGTCCCCTTTGACCTGCCAGAGATCTTCTTTTTCGTGGCCCTGGGGTGAGTGGGTGCCTCGGGCCCCTCAAGAGCCCGACTGGCGGCCTCCCCAAGCCTGAACTGCTGCCCTTGGTTCCGGGGAGGGGTTCTGGACTCAACTCCCCTCCCTGCAGGGCTATCTGTGGCATCCTGAGCTGTGCTTACCTCTTCTGTCAGCGAATGTTCCTTGGCTTTGTCAAGAGCAATCGGGTCCTCTCCAAACTGCTGGCCACCAGGTGGGCTCTGGATGGGGGCCAGGGACCCCTCAGGGTGATGCCCTCAGATGCTCCCGAGCCCACAACGCCCTTATATAGAGAGCCCCACCCCTCACTGACACCCCTCTCCAGGTCCCCACAGGAACTGCTCCCCCACTTACTAGGCTACCAACCCCCGACATTTGAGCCCTCACTCCCTCACTAacgtcccaccccctcccccaaaaagcCCCAGGCCCCTTACTGAGCCCCCTGTCCTCGCCAACCTTGTCTGCCCCCTGGCGTTGGCATTTCAGAGTCAGCCCACCCCGCCCTGGCTGGTCTTGCACTGGTGCCCCCTGGCTGGCGGGCAGCCCGCCTGTGTCCCAGGCTCTCCTATCACCCCTGCCCTCGGGTTACCTGAGCGGTATGGGGCTGACCCCCACGTGTCCCCTGCTCCTGTCCCTCTTCCTCTTGTTCCTGCCCAAGTGTCAGCCCCCAGGGTGGTGGGGCCACTCcgtgtggtgggggaggaggaagaggatggctGGCACTGGAGCtgacccccactcccacccccacagcaAGCCTCTGTATTCGGCCCTGGTGGCTTTAGTTCTCGCCTCCATCACCTACCCTCCCGGCCTGGGCCACTTCATGGCTTCTCGGGTAAGGGGTGCTGACGGGGGTGGCTGGAGTGGGGGACGCCCAGCCCTTGTCCATCTTGTACCCATCATCTCCCTTCAGCCCCGCAACACCTATAAGGGGATGGCTGGGCAACATTTTCCAGACGAGGCAGCTGCAGCTCTGGGAGGGACAGAACCCTTCCCAAGGTCTCCCCCCAACAGGAAGTGGCAAAGGAAGATTTGAGGCAGGATCAAGCAGTGAGGGGATGGCGGGAACTGCTGCCCGGCCCACACGCAGGACTCCAACCTGCCCCCTTCTCCAGCTGTCCATGAGGGAGCTTCTGGACTCGCTGTTGGACAATAACTCATGGGCGCTGATGGCCCGGAACGCGTCCCCACCCTGGCCCTCGGAGCCCGACCCCCAGAACCTATGGGTCGAATGGTACCACCCATCGTTCACCATCTTTGGGACACTCGCCTTCTTCCTGGTTATGAAGGTGGGCTTCCGGGGGCCCCCAGGGATGTGCACAGTGCCGAGGCCAGCCTTGGGTGGGATGCGGGTACCTCCCCACGGCATGTATGTAGCACAGGGCCTGGGCCTTCACCCAGACTCCCTGACGTGACCTCTGCCCGCTGTGTGGTCCTGGGCAAGTTGCTTCAGTTCCCTGaacctcactttcttcatctgtaaaatggggtagttACTGTGCCTACATCAAGGAAGgttgagagggaagaaaggagagtgcctggcacagtggcaggcacacagtaggcacttttCCAGGGTGGGGATCCTCCCCCTGGTCACACCTTCCCTCACACCAGATACTGGCGATGGGCGTGTGCCTGGGCATCCTCCTGCTCCCCGGGAAGCTCCCTACCTGCCCCCTGTCTGGTCCCTCCCTTGCCTACGCTTGTCCAGCTGCCTCTAACCTGCCCTCTTGGTTCCCACCACCCACAGTTCTGGATGCTAATTCTGGCCACCACCATCCCCATACCTGCTGGGTACTTCATGCCCATATTTATCTTCGGTGAGTCTGGGGTCTTGAGGGTCTGAGAGACTCAGGGTTATGATGACAGGGCCATGGCCCCTGGTGCACCGCCTCCCCAGGATGGTACTGAGGTTGGTCCCCAGGGATGGAGGGTTGTAGGGACCAGGTCAGCCTGGCTCCCTGTCCTCACCCCACGTCTGTGGCCAGGAGCTGCCATCGGGCGCCTCATAGGGGAGGCCCTCTCTGTTGCCTTCCCAGAGGGCATCGTGGCCGGAGGGGTCACCAACCCCATCATGCCTGGGGGGTATGCCCTGGCAGGTGAGTAGACCGGGTTCCCACTGGGTGGGCAGAAATGGTCTGGGCTGGACCCCGAGAATCAACCGGTAGTTCTGAGGGGCATGGGGAGGTCATTAGCCTCCCGATGAGCCCCGCCCCTCCCTGAGCCCCTCCCCTAAGCCTCCATTACTCTCTCTAGCTCCTGTCTTGGCCCCGATTCCCCCTCTCCCTTACCGCTCTCTCCTTCACCAAGCCCAGGCATGGGGCACTTCCAACAGTGGCCAATGTGTGGCCTCTGGACAGTCGCACCCTAGCCCATGGCCGTAGTCACAGCAGCCTTGCCCTCTGCATGAAGCTGTCTCCTGACCTGAGCCCCCCTCCTTGGCTCTGCCCCCTGCAGGGGCTGCGGCGTTCTCAGGGGCTGTGACCCACAGCATCTCCACGGCATTGCTGGTCTTCGAGCTGACTGGCCAGATCGTGCATGCACTACCTGTGCTGATGGCAGTGCTGGTGGCCAATGCCATCGCCCAGAGCTGCCAGCCCTCCTTCTATGACGGCACCATCATTGTCAAGAAGCTGCCGTACCTTCCATGGATTCGGTGCCGAAAAATCAGGTGAGTGGTGTCTGCTCAGGCTGGCTGACCGAGGTGGTGGTGTCTGGGTGGGCTGACCTTGGACATGGGTGAGTGTGGGAGGGGCCGACATATGGCTGCTCCTAGTCTCCATTCTCTCCAgctccctgtgtgaccttgggcaagtccttgGCCTCAGTGTCTTACTGGTCATCAGTCTGTCTTCACAACAGGGGGACAGATATCGCCCATTTGTCAGAGAGCGGGGCTCAGAGAGGTGTCGTGtcttgctccaggtcacacagaGAGTCAGCACCTGCTCTGGAGGGTCCCACCCTTTCCCCTGCTCCTGCTCTGCTGTCCTCACTGAGGTGTTGGGAGCTGGAGGTGGGACTGGAGTACTAAAATGGAAATGAGCTTCTAGGTCCTCACTCAGCCACACAGGGCCAAGCAGCAGGACTAAGAGGTTCTGAGAGTCCTGGGTCCAAGGCCCAGCTCCAAACATGTGCAAGTTGCCGCCTTCTccagactcagtttccccatctgttaaatggggatagtTACTCCAGTGACTTtcaaactttaaagcttttttttttttccctttatgccataaaacttttcttcaaatgaaattCTCCAGGGACGGCTTctgaataaaacagaacaaagtgGAGCTGGTCTGGAGGGGAGATAGGGGTCCAGGGGGCTGGGAATCCAGAACCAGGCCACAGGCAAGCCAGTCCCCAGCTTCCTCCACACCTTGGGGTGCTAGGAGCTGTTCATCCCAGGAATCTCTAAGTCCCTGCCCATGCTGGAGAACCAGCGAAGCTTCTCCCGGGTCCCCCTGCCTCATCCTGGGGTCTGGATAACCCCCCACTCTGTGACCTGATGGGAGCatccctctgcctccagctctCACTGTGTAATTGTGGAGCACTTCATGAACTGTACCATCACCACGCTGGCCAAGGACGCACCGCAGGAGGAGGTGGTCAAGGTCGTGACCTCCACAGATACCTCTGAGTACCCCCTTGTCGACAGCACAGGTGCCCAACAGGAAGGGGGAGTGTGAATGGGGAGAGGgcattctctctgtcttcttcttggaCCTGGGAAGGTCAGGCCCAGGAATGGGTAAGCAGGGCATTGGACCTGTCAGGCCCCAGAATCTGAATCCAGGCTTtgcaactgtgtgaccttgggcaagttgcttcacctctctgagcctcagtttcctcattggtaaaatgaggaaataaccACCCTACTTGGGGAGTAGGGGTAGGACGATGGGAACATACTAGGGCCTTCTAGTATGTTCCCATCATACTCCCAGAAGGCTCCTTCCCTCAGTCTCCCCTTGAGACATTCCCCAACTGAGTTACCTCCCTCAACCCTGTTGCCATAAGAAAGACatctttttagagaaaaatgaaaggaggCCCTTGTTAAAAGACACATAAGCTGAATCTTGCAGGAGGACCTAGCTAGAGCATCATTTCCCTCTTGGACAAGTAAGTATGAATAGGAAAGATAAGCTGGGGGATAGGGAGGGGACAGCCATGTCCACTCAGGGCCACTGTCAGCCCATATGTTCCCTTTGTGCAAATGAAACAAGATGCACACTCGGCAAGCATAGCACAGCTGGATTTCGGCCCCCACTTGTCCTTTGGGCAGGTATCTTGTGCAGTGAGCAGTCCTCACAACTGTATGGGTCATCCCCATACCTACCCCAAGAGGCATAAAGCTATTGATGAGCAGCAGAACTGTAGATAAACCCCTTAAGCTCTATGAACTGCAGTcgcctcatctggaaaatagggaGGACAGAGTTGTCAGAGGTTCTCATCCCAAATGCCAGGCCCTTCTCCCCACCCAAACTGGGACACCTATAACATTATCCCATAGAACATGCCAAATATCACATTTGAAAACGTCTGCACGTGGATAACCCTTCAAGAAGTTTCATCCCCTGGAACAAAGACAGAACTGGCATCCAAGACAAACTCCACTTCTACCCTTAGAGCCACAGGAAGCAAAGAGCTCCCAACCAGCACAGGCCCACgtgtaaagtttttattttactggaCAAGAAGCAAAAATATCAGGCTGTCCCTCAAAACTGAATACCTGCAAACTCCAGTGATACCCCAGAGTAAGGCATGCCAAACCCCCCGCACACAGGAAGACCTCATGGCCTTCTGGGTTCATGCTTTCACTGGGTTAAGCCAGATGTGAAACTTCCTATGGGAAATGAGCGACAAAACCCAGGCCTGACGCACAGACATCTTCATGCAGGTTGTCCCAGACCTGCTCCTGCCCTGAGACCCTGCCACATGGGGGCATCTCAGGGTGGGCAGGTTACCTCCCAGCCCCCTGGCAGCCTCACCCAGCCACCCTCAGCTACCACTCCTCCACATCAGAAGCTGAGTGACCTCAGGCAAGACaactaacctctctgtgcctctgagcctcagtttcctcttctgtaaaatgggtggtAATAGTTCCTGACCCATAGGCTGCTGTGGGTTCCTGAGCGTCATGAGAACACCCAGCACAGTTCTTGGCACATCATAGATGCCCCGTAAACCTAAGTTCCATTTTCATAATATGgctttttccctctccctctctgcttgTCCAGAGTCTCAGATCCTGGTGGGCACTGTGCAAAGGGCACACCTGGTGCAGGCCCTCCAGGCTGAGCCACCCTCCTGGGCTCCAGGACAGCAGGTGAGTGCTTATGTAGGGTGacaggaggggatggggagtcaGCAGGTTGTGAGGGGAGTGGCCAGCTGATCGCCTGTGGTTTGAGAGGGGcagcctggggaagggggagCTGTCCCAGGCCCCCGTAACCCTTCGCCCATCCCCAGTGGCGTCTCCAGGACATCTTGGCTGGGGGCTGCCCCATGGAGCCAGTGACCCTGAAGCTGTCCCCGGAGACCTCCCTGCACCAGGTAATGGGGAAATTTTGGGCTGCGGGCAGACAGGGGCCCTGGGATAGAGGGGAAGAGCCTGAGAGGGAAAGTTGGCTCCAGCTTCCCAGACATGCTGTGTAACTCTCTGTTCTgcctgcttcctcatctgcagaatgggcaTGCAGTTCCTGCCCTCTCTGTCCCTCAATCCCAGGGTTGTTGGGACAGCGCAGAGACTAGGGAAGAGGGAGAGCTTGGGAAATAGAGGATTGAATGGAGAGAAACAGTGGTTAAAAATATGTCTTTGCATCAAGGCACACATGGGTTTCAATTTCAGGCCCACCTCATTCtgcctgtgtgatcttgggcaaattacttaatcccTCTGAATGCTGATCCCCTCTCCTTGGCAAGCACTGAGCCTGGTACATGGGGTCATGGAGGGACAGAAGCAGATGGGGGACCTAAGGGTGGCCCCAACCCTTTGGGGCTGGTGGATGATGTTGGAAAAACAGGTCCTTTCTACTAGTCCCTTATGTGGACCCTGGGGACCCCTAGTGGTCACATTGGACATTGCAGGCCCAGGTCTTGGTCCGCTACCCACCATCACAGCTGTCCTGACTTCCCAGGCTCAGAAACAAGGGGACGTGGGCACCACGGGGACAGAGCCTGGCCAGGGCCTTCCCTCTGCTCAAAGCTCCCAGGCTAGGAAAAAACTGAAGCCAGAGGGATGGGGTGGCTGCCACCAGTGTTTCCTAACAACCCCTCCTGCAGGCACACAACCTCTTCGAGCTGTTGAACCTCCAGTCCCTCTTCGTGACGTCTCAGGGCAGAGCTGTGGGCTTCGTGTCTTGGGTGGAGGTACCACAGTCCCAAGGGTGGGGAAAAGGGGCGGGGCCATGGTCAAgcaggctggggaggtggggggcaccAAAATCCTGCCGTCAAATTTGGAAgggacttgggacttccctggtggtccagtggttaagattctgcacttccactgcagggggcatgcgtCTGactcctggtcggggaactaagatccccacatgctgcacaacgtggcaaaaaaagaaaaaaaattggaggggCCTCATGGGATTCTGATGAGGCTCATTTCCTGGCCCAGAGTAGCTGCCACTTGGTCCAGCTACCTCCACATTATTTTGTGGCCAGCCCTGCCATTCTCTGGGCCTCAATGATCCCATTTATGCAATAGGGAGGCACTGGCTCTAAAACTCACTCCGGAATCAACCCTTAGGGGAGTCAAGCTATACCAGAGCCCCCACTTTCAATCTCCTCTACATCCTCCCTGCTCTGTTCTCTGTTCTAGTTGAAGAAAGCAATTTCCAACCTGACAGACCCACCAGCCCCAAAGTGAGCCAGCCTGGCAAGATGAAACAAGGCCCTTCAGCTGCCCTGGTAAAGGAGACAGGGCAGAgaccctgcctctctccccccaTCACaacatccccctcccctccagcccagcTCAACTCCTCAATGAAGCAGGCAGCTAACCTCGCACTGAAGAGGCCCCGTGGCCACCATGTCCCATCCTCTGTGAAACAAGTGCTACACGCCTTGAAGGACAAATCCCACCCTGGGCAGAGCTCAGAATGAAGACAGCAGAAAGCCAGCATATAGTGGGTGCTCCATGAAAGCATCAGATTCACGAATGAAGAGATTGGTACATGCTGTCACCAAGGGCATGCACAGATGCCCTCTGAGGTTTGCATGACTCCCATCCAGAGGctcctgagaaaaaaataaagccgaTTCCCAGAGCCGCGGTCTATCCCTCATCTCAGCATCCAGGGCGTTGTCCTGCCATCTTAGCTCCTTACCTGTGTTGGCCGAGTGAGCTCTTGGGCGCCCCCTGGTGGTCATGTGGGCGTTGCAGGCCTGGGCCCTGGTCTCCCACTCCTCCTTATGCCCCCCCTTCCTGGCAGGGAGATATGGGGGAGGGCGGGTTCCCACCAGACCTTATGAGGCTTGTCCTTATGTGTAAGCACAGCCCTGTGGCCCAGTTTCCTTCActccagcctcagcctcctccttGGCTGAGCCAGGGCTGACAAAGCAGGGTCCCCACGTGTGGCTCCTTGGAGAGTCCACAGAGCCTTAAGCATCCTCCACGGGACCCTCCCGGCTGCTAGCAGCAGGTTGACCAGCTGTCTGTGTATTTGGGGGGTAGGGGCCCTCTCCAAAGTCCTCCTAGAGCTCCCCCCACCAGGTCCTGAGGACATGCCGTCCCCAGCAGAGACCAAGCCACGTTCATCCAGGGTGAATCCACCACTTTAATGTCTTCTGAGAACCTTCAGGGAGACAGGAGGAGAGAGCAAGGAGGGGAAGCAGGGCTCCAGGGAGCAGGTCCGGAGAGTGAGGGACCGACAGACACTCCAGAGAGACAGAATCCTCGTGAAGGGTGCTAAGGAGCAGATGGTAGCTACCGGAAGAGGCTACTCCGCCTCTCATGGTGGGGTGGGAAGcacagggggagagggggagggactgAGCCCTAGGGTCGAGGCAGGGTCCCCAGACCCCACTCTCAGCGGGTCTCCCGGGCCCTTCCGTGGTTGTCTGCCTGGAACCTGGCTGTTGGCTCCTGGGCAGCCTGCTCTGGTGTCTGCTGAGAGTCCTCGAGCTCATCaacagcagaaactctgcaggggaAGGTGCCCGCCTGAGCCGAGTAAAGAGGGAGAAGGGAATTACGGCTCCTGCTGCTGGGGGCAGGTCCACGGAGGCATGGAATGCTCCCCAAGGAATGCTGGCCCAGGTCCCTGCCACACCCGCCCTGTGCCTGCCCTGAGGGGTCAAGAGATGCCCAGCCAGACCCTGGGGTCCTGACACACCTGGGCTGCCCGCCAGGCAACGTCACGACGCGAGCAGGCTCCAGCCCCCGCCTCAGTTATAGAACACCTCGTCCTCCTCCCAGAGGGAGCCGCTGTCCACCGAGGGGAGGGAGCCCTGCAGGCgggccccaccctcaggccccGGGGCTCCCGGTAGGCGCTGCCGGTGCTGCTGTTCAGGGCTGGGGGGCTGTGGGCCGGAGGCTGTGGTGGAGGGCTCATCCGGTGAGGGCCAGCCATCGGGGGAGAGGCCGGGGGAGGAGAAGGCCAGAAGACTGTCATCCTGAGAGGGGACACTTAGGAGACCGTCCTGAAGGTAGATGCTCTCCAGGTCTGGAAAAGCaaagaggggtgggggtgaggaatgGAGTTGGGAAGACCCTGCCCTCACCctctctgggggtgggagggagggagggcgaggGGCAGAAGACCTGCCTCCAAATCTTGCTTTGCCACtgccaagctgtgtgaccttggtcacgTCActgaccctctctgagccccagtttctccCTGGGGGGTGACGGTGTGGTGATGGCAGTGAGCAGAATAGTTAAgagcaggctctggagccagcctgcctggccTCAAATCCCTCTGTGCTCTGAGAATTGGGACAATCCGTGCTCTTCCCGGGCCTccgctcccttccctcccctcacgGTCACGGGGAGGAGCGAACAAGATAGTGGGTGTGCAGGCGCCGCCCAGGACCTGGGGAAGCCCTCAGTAGTAACCTGGGCTCTAGGAAGGTGGTTGATTGTGCTTGGTGTTAAAGTTCAGGTCCTGGCTCTGATAcctctagctgtgtgatctgagGCGCGTCTCctgatgcctcagtttcccttattTGTGAAATGGAGACAATAACAGCACCTACTTTCTAGAGCTGTCATAAGGATAAAGTGAAATaacacatgtaaagcacttagcacaccGAGCACTTAATTCatgttatctatctatcatctatctatcaatctctattatctatctctatcatctatctaaatctatctctatcatctatctatctctattatctatctatctctatcatctatctatctctattatctatcatccatctatctatcatctatctatctatcatctatctatctaatctatcatctatattatctatctctatctatctaaatctattatctatcatctatattatctatctctatcatctatctaaatctatctctatcatccatctatcatctatcatccatctatctatctttctatcatctacctatctatctatctatctatctatctatctatctatctatctatctatcatctatctatcatccatctatgtatctatcatctatctgtctatctatcatctatctatcattctCTCCTTGATGTTCCTGGCACTCCTTGGGCAATGGCCAGGGCGAGGATCACcagccccatttttcagataaaggaAAACCAAGGCTGAGGGCGGAGGGGCTCGTCTGAGGTCACAGGGCATTAGGGGGCAGAGCAGGCGTGCAGCCCCAGCTCCGCCGCCCCCAGCCTGCCCTGGCGCCCACCGGGCTGTACCCTGCAGCTGGATGATGTCCTGGGGGCTGTTCTCCGGGTGCAGGTCCTCGTCGTCCAGCGAGGACCAGGCGCTCAGTGTGGCCTCCGTGATGGCAAACTGCTCGGCCACCCCTGTGGGGGACAGACCCGGCTCAGCGGGGGCACGGGCAGAGGGCGGGGGTGGCCTCGGGTGTCAGGGTGGGCTGGCACCAGACGGTGTCTCTCGGGGCTGCCCCTCCACGCTCGGGTGATCAGAGTGTCCACCAG
Encoded proteins:
- the CLCNKA gene encoding chloride channel protein ClC-Ka, whose product is MEELVGLREGSSGNPVTLQELWGPCPRIRRGIRGGLEWLKQKLFRVGEDWYFLMALGVLMALISYTMNFTVGRVVQAHKWLYREIGDSHLLRYLSWTVYPVALVSFSSGFSQSITPFSGGSGIPELKTILSGVVLEDYLDIKNFGAKVVGLTCTLAAGSTIFLGKVGPFVHLSAMIGAYLGRVRTKAIGESENKSKQNEMLVAAAAVGVATVFSAPFSGVLFSIEVMSSHFSVWDYWRGFFAATCGAFMFRLLAVFNSEQETITSLYKTSFRVDVPFDLPEIFFFVALGAICGILSCAYLFCQRMFLGFVKSNRVLSKLLATSKPLYSALVALVLASITYPPGLGHFMASRLSMRELLDSLLDNNSWALMARNASPPWPSEPDPQNLWVEWYHPSFTIFGTLAFFLVMKFWMLILATTIPIPAGYFMPIFIFGAAIGRLIGEALSVAFPEGIVAGGVTNPIMPGGYALAGAAAFSGAVTHSISTALLVFELTGQIVHALPVLMAVLVANAIAQSCQPSFYDGTIIVKKLPYLPWIRCRKISSHCVIVEHFMNCTITTLAKDAPQEEVVKVVTSTDTSEYPLVDSTESQILVGTVQRAHLVQALQAEPPSWAPGQQWRLQDILAGGCPMEPVTLKLSPETSLHQAHNLFELLNLQSLFVTSQGRAVGFVSWVELKKAISNLTDPPAPK